GAAGCGTCAACATTAACCTTGTGATGACCCGCCGGTGGTGGAATCCACACAGGCGTCCGCTCTGGGGCTGTTCTCGGCTTCGTTATTTCATGTGACATAGAAACAGTACTCAAATCTGCCAGAAAACGTTTGATAAATGAGTGAGTCCCCATGGGGCTCTGGTGCTCCCCTTCGTGGATCAGCTTACGCCATGCACCCCATATAGCCCATAGTGTCACAGCTAGCTTCGTGAACTCGGAATGCGGCATCGATTCTTGCATACTGAAAATCCAAGCCTTTGCATTCGGTTCTGTTGTTGCGATGATATGCTCAACCAACTCCGGGTCATCTAGCGCCCACACGCACCGCGCCATTGTGCACGTTATGAGTGAGTGCATCCATGAGTCCTCTCCACAGATGGCACACCGCGAAGATGTGGACATATTACGATGACGGAGTACATCCGCCGTGGGTATAGAGCATTGTGCAAGTCTCCACAGGAATACCTTCAGTTTTGACGGCACCGCAACCTTCTAGATATTGGACCAGCTGGCTTCCTCTCTCTGCTTGTCAGCCGGGCCGGATCGTCCTTTGAGCCAAGCCTCCCGCCTGAGCTTCGTATTGATTAGCATCCGATATGCCGAGCGGACGGAGAAGGCACCCTTATGTTCATGAGCCCAAGCCCAAGAATCTCTGCAGTGTCTTGTGGCTAGCGGAATATTGAGGATCACCTCCGCATCAATTGGAAGGAAAGTTGCACGAACTACTTCTTGCTTCCACCTGGCATTTGCGCTGTCAATGAGTTCAGACACGAACTGCGGCCGATGTTGGCTCAAGCATACTATAGGTCTGAGTGACGCCTCTTTGTATATCCAGTTATGCTGCCATATCAATGTATCCCGACCATCACCTATGCGTTTGATGAGACCCTGCGATAGGATCTCCTTGCCCTCCACGATCGCTCGCCAAATTTGTGATGGTTGGTTACCTAGGGATGCGTCAAGAAAGTCTGTCGTTGGAAAGTAGCGCGCTTTCAGAATTTTTGCACTTAGGGATTCAGGTGTTTGTAGGATTCTCCATGCTTGTCTTGCCAGCAGAGCGAGGTTAAACAGCTCGATGTCTCGAAAACCCAATCCACCTTCATATTTCGGCCTGGTCATCTTCTCCCAGGAGACCCAATTTGTCTTCCTTTCGCCCCGTTTACTCCTCCACCAGAACTTTCGTATGATGGAGTTGATATGAAGACAGAGGCCCCGAGGCAGCTTAAAACAAGCCATAGAGTATACCGGGATAGATTGAGCGACACACTTTATAAGTACTTCTTTTCCTCCGGATGACAACACCTTTTCCATCCATCCCTTTACTTTGTTCCAGACTCTATCCTTCAAATATTTAAAAAAAGCCGCGACTCACCTTGCTAGCTCTATGTGGGATGTTTGTCTAAAAAAAAGCTCTATGTGAGATGTTTGACGCAACACATGTTAAATAGGAAACACCACTTTTTTTTGAGGTTTAGGAAACGCCCACTTATTCGGGAGCTCCTCCTATTCCACGCCTTCATCATGCAACTGGGCCACGGCCCAATACGTTCACTCCCTTGCTCGGTCGATCCGTTCGATCTCTTACAGTTGGTTTTTCTGTTCATAAATTTTAaaactgttcatgaatttgaaaataaatTCATGAGCTAAAATGAAAAAAGGTAAATACATAAAACCCATGCAAAAAAACACATATAAGAAAACAAAATGTTAAGCAACAAACTTTTTAAAAAACCCGTAAAACCTACATGGGCCGGCCAATTTCCTAAAGTACTTGTTTTGTAGGAAACACTCTATATCCTAGGGAAGTCTGTTTTACTCCCTGAGTTATCACGTTTTGGCCATTTCACACCTCAATCTATTTTTTGGGTACATTGAACATCACAACCTAATAAATTGTGTCAGGCAATGTTGGTGATTGGTCATGATCCATACCGCCATGTAATATGAATAGTTCTGTAACATGCTGCTCTAAAGACATGGAGCTCCAGCACATCATGTTCGCCCGCAACATTGCGCTTTACAACGCATCGACAAGTGGAAGGCAAGGAACGACAAAAGATCATGCAACACACTCAATCTAGACTTGAGTTCGAGAAAAATGACACCCCTTGTGCCCTAATGTCCATCTCGCGTACAGACCAGAGGAGCAGCGACAAGAAGAACCTTATGCGCCACAGCGTCGTAGGGATGCTCGCCAACATGTTAATGGGCAACATCGTTTTCTATTTGTTGATGGTTTTACTAAGCTTTGCTTCCAATTTTGGGAAGCTTTCTGGTCGGTTTTCCCATTTAATGTTACTATTTTGTTTCTTTGGGGTTTTAattttggttttctgtttttctttattttcctttttccttttctgatTTGTTTCTATttctcatttatttatttgtttttgaCTTCATGGATATTTTAAATTTGTGATATTTATTCACACTCTTGAACATTAAAACTGTGAACACTTTTTCTAAATTTGAGAGTggtttcatgaacatttttctgaattcATTATCATTTTTAAATCACAAAAACTTTCTAAATTTCACAAATATATTTTAAAATTCATGGTCAAATTTTAACAAATTCATAAAtaaaattaaaatttgaactatttTTAAATTGGTGATTTGTTAtcgaatttgtgaacattttttaatataaaaaCAAATTCAAATGATTACCATTTTTATATTTGCAAAAAATCTCTTTCATATTCAGGAATACTCCGAGCATACaaaaaaacaaagtaaaaaaaGTTGGGTCGATCTCGCTTTCTGGAAGCTTCGGTTCGCTGGGCCTGGCCTGCAAGAGGTTGGGCTCGCAGTGAGCGACACATATCAGGACCCAATCGGCAAAGCTTGTTCGACTTGCGAAGGTCATCACCAGGAAAGGTGTAGCTTGAAATTGCCTAAAAAATGTATAGCATGAAAAATATTCGTTGATGCAATTTTttatctatacctaataataataaagcaaattggacTTCTTTcatccgtcatggcatttttcagaaaagtccctctatttcaaagaattcaatccgcattcctgttttaagttaaaacaaatcattatttttatattttacacaaaagtctcCGTCTTTttttgaaatcaacccgccgtccggatttaagtcacacccgaatcgttattttacatttttcaaaaaaaatgatgttttaggtaattcatccgcggatcatatttaagtcaaacaaatgcttttaaaatcatccatatcttttaaagcgtaactccgatttaaacatgttatatatgaaatttgattagaaaaatatgtagaatataaatatgagattatttttacctgttaagtatttttaaatattattttagaatatatttgagtcaaaccaaatgattttctaaattatctatattttttaaaccgtaacttcgattttaacatattatatatgaaattttattagaaaatgtgtggaatctacatatgatgttaattttacctgttaaatatttttaaaatattgttatgaaagcaaacttataatttatagcgcaaaatccgttttttttcataccggcggtgatctagattgcaaataaacaccctaCTATAatcatatagggaaaagaaaatattgataactacacatgcatacctcttaaaaatgtcgcaggggaaaacaatagatttctcatcgcgagagtgagagaaagcgagagagagagagagagagcgagagagtgtgtgagagagggagagggagagggaggagagagggagagagagacgccttaagattaaccatattcaacacacgttttttgttattttgtgtgaacatcgaccatcgccggcgagggtgagaaggaggataagcggcaacacagatatgatgcctcgcaaaaataaaaaagatggacctattgtggtcttaagtgatggttgttgagttaagaacgtgtgttatgttttctctcccgttgcaacgcacagactCTTTTGTTGTTActttgaaataaataaaataaaactcAAGCCCATTCCTGCATGTCGGATAGCACGTCCAAACCGCTCACCACGTCCCTCGCATGAACAAAACACGGAcgcagcttcggtgccttaaagacacctgcctttgggtcactgacatgtgggctagccaCCTGTTGGATCCATATGTCATAGACATAAAGGTAGAtaccttaaggcaccgaagcatcgtCCACAAAACACATTTCtctttcattttttattttatttttggtgtGCGGGGAACCATTTCTCTCTCGTTGACCTTACACAGAATCTCACCATGTAGCTCGCACTATCAAAGCCGTGCGTACCATTCATTCTTCTTTCCGGTTCGTCTTGAGCTTGCTCCACCCGCAATGGGATGCCAGGCGAGCCGCCGGATCCTCCTCCTCGCCACCATAGTCGTCGCCGCCTCACTGCCACCACCCAGCGCGGCGCAGACGGCCAGCTGCGCCGACCTCGCGTTCTCCGGCGGCCGCCTCTACGCGGCATGCAGCCCGCTGGAGGAGCTGGACGCCAGCGTCCACTGGACATACCACGCGTCCAACGGCACGGCGGACGTCGCGTTCCGCGTGCCGGGGGGCTCGGCGGGGTGGGCGGCGTGGGCCATCAACCCGTCCGCGGTCGGCATGCTCGGCGCCAACACGGTGTTCGCCTACCACAACCCGGCCACCGGGGTGGTGGCGGTCGCGACGGCGGTcgtcgacagctacgcccccgcGTTCGCGGACGGGGACCTCGCCTTCGCCGTGTACAGGCGCGGCGCGGAGTACACCGACGGCGTGTACGCCATCCACGCCACAGTCGCGCTGCCGGGGAACAGCACCAGGCAGAACATCGTCTGGCAGGCCGGCACGTCGTCCCCGGACGGCCTGCCGGAGAGCCACCAGGCGTTCGGGGACAACGTCATGTCGTCCCGCAGCTGGGACTTCAGGTCGGCCGAGGCGGCGGTCGTCGTCGATGACGTCCCCGCCGCGCCAAGGGACAGCGTCTACCGCGCACTGCTACGCCCCAAGAATGTACGCACGTACGACAGTTTGGATCACCTTTTCCTTGATTTTTCACTTGGGA
The window above is part of the Triticum aestivum cultivar Chinese Spring chromosome 2A, IWGSC CS RefSeq v2.1, whole genome shotgun sequence genome. Proteins encoded here:
- the LOC123185059 gene encoding cytochrome b561 and DOMON domain-containing protein At4g12980 — encoded protein: MGCQASRRILLLATIVVAASLPPPSAAQTASCADLAFSGGRLYAACSPLEELDASVHWTYHASNGTADVAFRVPGGSAGWAAWAINPSAVGMLGANTVFAYHNPATGVVAVATAVVDSYAPAFADGDLAFAVYRRGAEYTDGVYAIHATVALPGNSTRQNIVWQAGTSSPDGLPESHQAFGDNVMSSRSWDFRSAEAAVVVDDVPAAPRDSVYRALLRPKNIHGVLNAVSWGVLLPLGVMLARYMRVFPSLDPAWFYLHVACQCSGYVVGSAGWVFGLTLGSPAKGALQHHGHRNIGTALFVLSTLQVSALLIRPKKTVKVRFYWNLYHWSVGYTVVVLGVVNVFKGIGILQADQKYRHAYLGAVLVLAVVAFVLELVTLTVRFKKGRR